A genomic window from Streptococcus sanguinis includes:
- a CDS encoding DUF898 family protein: MYKESYFDGGLFSYIGHVILATLITVFTLGICAPWGMCILYNWKIKHTVIDGHRLYFDGTAMQLFGNWIKWWLLTIVTFGIYGFWLKIKLTQWITKHTHHAN, encoded by the coding sequence ATGTACAAGGAGTCTTATTTTGATGGTGGTCTCTTTTCTTACATCGGTCATGTGATTTTAGCTACCTTGATTACAGTATTTACGCTGGGAATTTGTGCACCTTGGGGTATGTGTATTCTGTATAATTGGAAGATAAAACATACAGTTATTGATGGGCATCGTCTTTACTTTGACGGTACTGCCATGCAGCTTTTTGGAAATTGGATTAAGTGGTGGCTCCTGACCATTGTTACCTTTGGTATTTATGGCTTTTGGCTGAAAATCAAACTGACCCAATGGATTACCAAGCATACGCATCATGCGAATTGA
- a CDS encoding ABC-F family ATP-binding cassette domain-containing protein — MSILEVKNLSHGFGDRAIFEDVSFRLLKGEHIGLVGANGEGKSTFMSIVTGKMLPDEGKVEWSKYVTAGYLDQHAVLEQGQSVRDVLRTAFDELFKTEARINEIYMSMAEEGADVDVLMEEVGELQDRLESRDFYTLDAKIDEVARALGVMDYGMESDVTELSGGQRTKVLLAKLLLEKPDILLLDEPTNYLDAEHIDWLKRYLQNYENAFVLISHDIPFLNDVINIVYHVENQHLTRYSGDYYQFQEVYEMKKSQLEAAYERQQKEIADLKDFVVRNKARVATRNMAMSRQKKLDKMDIIELQSEKPKPFFDFKPARTSGRFIFQAKDLQIGYDRPLTQPLNLTFERNQKVAIIGANGIGKTTLLKSLLGIIPPIAGQVERGDYLELGYFEQEVEGGNRQTPLEAVWNAFPALNQAEVRAALARCGLTSKHIESQIQVLSGGEQAKVRLCLLMNRENNVLVLDEPTNHLDVDAKEELKRALKEYKGSILMVCHEPDFYEGWMDQIWDFNQLT; from the coding sequence ATGAGTATCTTAGAAGTAAAAAATCTCAGCCACGGTTTCGGAGACCGGGCTATTTTTGAGGATGTATCCTTCCGCCTGCTCAAGGGTGAGCATATCGGCCTGGTCGGTGCCAATGGTGAGGGGAAATCAACCTTTATGAGCATTGTGACGGGTAAAATGCTGCCGGACGAAGGTAAGGTTGAGTGGTCCAAGTATGTGACGGCTGGCTATCTGGACCAGCATGCTGTGCTGGAGCAAGGCCAGTCTGTCCGTGATGTCTTGCGTACGGCCTTTGACGAGCTTTTCAAGACAGAGGCTCGTATCAATGAAATCTATATGAGCATGGCTGAGGAAGGAGCCGATGTTGATGTCCTAATGGAAGAAGTGGGTGAGCTGCAGGACCGCTTGGAGAGCCGAGATTTCTATACTCTGGATGCCAAGATTGACGAGGTCGCACGGGCTCTAGGTGTTATGGACTACGGTATGGAGAGTGATGTGACAGAGCTATCTGGTGGACAGCGGACCAAGGTTCTCTTGGCTAAGTTGCTTTTGGAAAAACCAGATATCCTGCTCTTGGACGAGCCAACCAACTATCTGGATGCGGAGCACATTGACTGGCTCAAGCGTTACCTTCAGAACTATGAAAATGCCTTTGTTCTAATCTCGCATGATATTCCTTTCCTGAATGACGTCATCAATATCGTCTACCATGTGGAAAATCAGCACTTGACTCGTTATTCTGGCGACTACTATCAGTTCCAGGAAGTCTATGAGATGAAAAAATCTCAGCTGGAAGCGGCCTACGAGCGCCAGCAGAAAGAAATTGCGGACCTCAAGGACTTTGTTGTTCGTAATAAAGCCCGCGTGGCGACCCGTAATATGGCTATGTCCCGCCAGAAAAAGCTGGATAAGATGGACATTATTGAACTACAAAGTGAGAAGCCAAAGCCTTTCTTTGACTTCAAGCCTGCCCGCACATCTGGCCGTTTTATCTTCCAAGCCAAGGATTTGCAGATTGGTTACGACCGCCCTCTGACCCAGCCCCTTAATCTGACCTTTGAACGCAATCAGAAGGTGGCTATCATCGGGGCAAATGGGATTGGAAAAACAACCCTGCTCAAGAGTTTGCTGGGGATTATCCCGCCTATTGCAGGTCAGGTCGAGCGTGGGGACTATCTAGAGCTGGGCTATTTCGAGCAGGAAGTTGAAGGCGGCAATCGTCAGACACCGCTGGAAGCAGTCTGGAACGCCTTTCCGGCCCTTAACCAAGCAGAAGTCCGAGCTGCTTTAGCTAGATGTGGTCTGACTTCCAAGCACATCGAGAGCCAGATCCAGGTCCTTTCAGGTGGAGAGCAGGCCAAGGTCCGCCTTTGCCTCCTCATGAACCGAGAAAATAATGTTCTGGTGCTGGACGAGCCAACCAACCACCTGGACGTAGATGCCAAGGAAGAGCTCAAACGAGCTCTGAAAGAATACAAGGGCAGCATCCTCATGGTCTGCCACGAGCCTGATTTCTATGAAGGCTGGATGGACCAAATTTGGGATTTTAACCAGTTGACTTGA
- a CDS encoding 5'-methylthioadenosine/adenosylhomocysteine nucleosidase yields the protein MKIGIIAAMPEELKILLEHLENPKKHLRLGHVYHTGSIGYHEVVLVESGIGKVMSAMSVAVLVNDFKVTAVINTGSAGAVAEGLAIGDVVVADRLVYHDVDVTAFGYDYGQMARQPLYFEASRYLVAEMKKILEKTHQNARVGLIATGDSFVAGQDKIDRIKEHFPDVLAVEMEGAAIAQATHSIGLPFMVIRAMSDTASHDANVTFDEFILEAGKRSAETLIQFLKELV from the coding sequence ATGAAAATTGGAATTATTGCGGCTATGCCTGAAGAGCTGAAGATTTTGCTGGAGCATTTAGAAAATCCAAAGAAGCACCTGCGTTTAGGTCATGTCTATCATACGGGATCTATTGGCTACCATGAAGTGGTCTTGGTCGAAAGCGGGATTGGCAAGGTTATGTCCGCTATGAGTGTGGCTGTTTTGGTCAATGACTTCAAGGTTACAGCCGTGATTAACACAGGCTCAGCTGGAGCAGTGGCAGAAGGTCTGGCTATCGGCGACGTGGTGGTCGCAGATCGTCTGGTCTACCATGATGTGGACGTAACAGCCTTCGGCTATGATTACGGTCAGATGGCACGGCAGCCGCTCTATTTTGAAGCGAGCCGCTATCTGGTTGCTGAAATGAAGAAAATTTTGGAAAAAACCCATCAAAATGCAAGAGTAGGTTTGATTGCGACAGGTGACAGCTTTGTTGCTGGTCAAGATAAGATTGATCGCATTAAGGAGCATTTTCCAGATGTCTTGGCTGTGGAGATGGAAGGCGCAGCTATTGCTCAAGCCACACATTCGATCGGCCTGCCTTTTATGGTTATTCGCGCCATGAGCGATACGGCAAGTCATGATGCTAATGTCACATTTGATGAATTTATTCTTGAAGCTGGTAAACGCTCTGCAGAAACCCTGATTCAATTTCTGAAAGAGTTGGTTTAA
- a CDS encoding zinc-ribbon domain-containing protein: MIIWGYKGYQKNLGQTQSNIECANCHNVAPWDIIETGRKFTLYWIPTFPYGKKFYLTCPVCQHGKQIEKQEIEQFLNY, from the coding sequence ATGATTATCTGGGGATATAAAGGTTATCAGAAAAACTTAGGACAGACCCAAAGCAATATCGAGTGTGCCAATTGCCACAACGTCGCACCTTGGGACATTATTGAAACTGGCCGAAAGTTTACACTTTATTGGATTCCTACCTTTCCATATGGAAAAAAATTCTACCTCACCTGCCCTGTCTGCCAGCATGGCAAACAGATTGAGAAGCAGGAAATCGAGCAGTTTTTGAATTATTAG
- a CDS encoding DUF3397 domain-containing protein encodes MTLLKISSILFIFLTLILTTITVRVFQLRKYGLNFADLAFPLFVVEFYIISDKAYYHSLLPQLTLALSVLAIAITTYFLKKKRSFYYPKFFKFFWRAGFLLTFFMYLAMVIGLFF; translated from the coding sequence ATGACACTATTAAAGATTTCTTCGATTTTATTTATCTTTTTAACTTTGATTTTAACCACTATTACAGTACGAGTTTTTCAATTAAGAAAATACGGTTTGAACTTTGCGGACTTGGCTTTTCCGCTTTTTGTTGTGGAATTTTATATCATTTCAGACAAGGCCTACTACCATAGCTTGTTGCCCCAGCTGACCCTAGCTCTCTCAGTTCTCGCTATCGCCATCACCACCTATTTTCTCAAGAAAAAACGAAGCTTCTACTATCCTAAGTTCTTTAAGTTCTTCTGGCGGGCTGGATTTCTTTTGACCTTCTTCATGTACCTAGCCATGGTCATCGGACTCTTTTTCTAA
- a CDS encoding NUDIX hydrolase has product MEFEEKTVQRTEIYQGPIFKVVQDQVELPEGKGQAQRDLIFHNGAVAVIAITPENKMILVKQYRKAIEATSYEIPAGKLELGENADPQAAALRELEEETGYTGQLELVYDFYSAIGFCNEKIKLYSASHLTKVENPRPQDEDETLELFEVSLEEAHQLLQNGDICDAKTIMALQYWEQKNLNK; this is encoded by the coding sequence ATGGAATTTGAAGAAAAAACCGTCCAACGGACAGAGATTTATCAGGGACCGATTTTTAAAGTGGTTCAGGACCAGGTAGAGTTGCCAGAGGGTAAAGGTCAAGCCCAACGGGATTTGATTTTTCATAATGGAGCGGTGGCTGTAATTGCTATCACTCCGGAAAACAAGATGATTTTAGTCAAGCAGTACCGCAAGGCGATTGAAGCGACTTCTTACGAGATTCCAGCTGGCAAGCTTGAGCTAGGAGAGAATGCAGATCCCCAAGCGGCTGCCCTCCGAGAATTAGAAGAAGAAACAGGCTACACTGGACAGCTGGAGTTGGTCTATGATTTCTACTCTGCCATCGGTTTTTGCAATGAGAAAATTAAGCTCTACAGCGCCAGCCATTTGACAAAGGTCGAAAACCCTCGTCCCCAAGACGAGGATGAAACATTGGAACTTTTTGAAGTCAGTCTGGAGGAGGCACATCAGTTGCTGCAAAACGGTGACATCTGCGATGCCAAGACCATCATGGCCCTTCAGTACTGGGAACAAAAAAATCTGAATAAATAG
- the rplK gene encoding 50S ribosomal protein L11 — protein sequence MAKKVEKLVKLQIPAGKATPAPPVGPALGQAGINIMGFTKEFNARTADQAGMIIPVVISVYEDKSFTFVTKTPPAAVLLKKAAGVEKGSGEPNKTKVATVTRAQVQEIAETKMPDLNAANIESAMRMIEGTARSMGFTVVD from the coding sequence ATGGCTAAAAAAGTCGAAAAACTTGTAAAATTGCAAATCCCTGCTGGTAAAGCTACTCCAGCTCCACCAGTTGGTCCTGCGCTTGGTCAAGCCGGTATCAACATCATGGGATTCACTAAGGAGTTCAACGCTCGTACAGCTGATCAAGCTGGTATGATCATTCCAGTTGTTATCTCAGTATACGAAGACAAATCATTCACTTTCGTGACTAAGACTCCGCCAGCTGCTGTTCTTTTGAAGAAAGCTGCAGGTGTTGAAAAAGGTTCTGGTGAGCCAAACAAAACGAAAGTTGCAACAGTTACTCGTGCGCAAGTACAAGAAATTGCTGAAACTAAGATGCCAGATTTGAACGCTGCAAACATCGAGTCTGCAATGCGTATGATTGAAGGTACTGCTCGTTCTATGGGATTCACTGTTGTTGACTAA
- a CDS encoding 50S ribosomal protein L1 translates to MAKKSKQLRAALEKIDSTKAYSVEEAVALAKETNFAKFDATVEVAYNLNIDVKKADQQIRGAMVLPNGTGKTSRVLVFARGAKAEEAKAAGADFVGEDDLVAKINDGWLDFDVVIATPDMMALVGRLGRVLGPRNLMPNPKTGTVTMDVAKAVEESKGGKITYRADRAGNVQAIIGKVSFEADKLVENFKAFNDTIQKAKPATAKGTYVTNLTITTTQGVGIKVDANSL, encoded by the coding sequence ATGGCTAAAAAAAGCAAACAACTTCGTGCTGCTCTTGAAAAAATCGACAGCACAAAAGCATACAGCGTAGAAGAAGCTGTAGCACTTGCAAAAGAAACTAACTTTGCAAAATTCGATGCAACTGTAGAAGTTGCTTACAACTTGAACATTGATGTTAAAAAAGCTGACCAACAAATCCGTGGCGCAATGGTATTGCCAAACGGAACTGGTAAAACTTCACGCGTTCTTGTTTTCGCACGTGGTGCTAAAGCAGAAGAAGCGAAAGCTGCTGGCGCAGACTTCGTTGGTGAAGATGACCTCGTTGCAAAAATCAACGACGGTTGGTTGGACTTTGACGTAGTAATCGCTACACCTGACATGATGGCTCTTGTAGGTCGCCTTGGACGTGTCCTTGGACCTCGTAACTTGATGCCAAACCCTAAGACTGGTACTGTAACAATGGACGTTGCAAAAGCAGTTGAAGAGTCTAAAGGTGGTAAGATTACTTACCGTGCAGACCGTGCAGGTAATGTACAAGCTATCATTGGTAAAGTTTCATTTGAAGCTGACAAGTTGGTTGAAAACTTCAAAGCTTTCAACGACACAATCCAAAAAGCGAAACCAGCTACTGCTAAAGGTACTTATGTAACCAACCTGACTATCACTACTACACAAGGTGTTGGTATCAAGGTTGATGCAAACTCACTTTAA
- a CDS encoding ribosome recycling factor → MANAIVEKAKERMTHSHQSLAREFGSIRAGRANASLLDRIHVEYYGVETPLNQIASITIPEARVLLVTPFDKSSIKDIERALNASDLGITPASDGSVIRLVIPALTEETRRDLAKEVKRVGENAKVAIRNIRRDAMDEAKKQEKAKEITEDELKTLEKDIQKVTDDAVKHIDEMTANKEKELLEV, encoded by the coding sequence ATGGCAAATGCAATTGTAGAAAAAGCAAAAGAAAGAATGACCCACTCGCACCAAAGTTTGGCTCGTGAATTTGGCAGCATCCGTGCAGGCCGCGCCAATGCCAGCCTTTTGGACCGCATCCATGTGGAGTACTATGGAGTAGAAACTCCGCTCAACCAGATCGCTTCGATTACGATTCCGGAAGCGCGTGTTCTTTTGGTGACACCTTTTGACAAGTCTTCTATCAAGGACATTGAGCGTGCGCTTAATGCTTCTGACCTCGGGATTACGCCAGCCAGCGATGGCTCTGTGATTCGTCTGGTCATTCCAGCCCTGACAGAGGAAACTCGCCGTGATTTGGCTAAAGAAGTGAAAAGGGTTGGTGAAAATGCTAAAGTTGCTATCCGTAACATCCGCCGCGATGCTATGGATGAAGCTAAAAAGCAGGAAAAAGCCAAAGAAATCACTGAAGACGAATTGAAGACCTTGGAAAAGGATATTCAAAAAGTAACGGACGATGCTGTCAAACATATCGATGAGATGACAGCAAATAAAGAAAAAGAACTTTTAGAAGTTTAA
- a CDS encoding UMP kinase, protein MVEPKYKRILIKLSGEALAGEKGVGIDIQTVQKMAEEIKEVHDLGVQIALVIGGGNLWRGEPAAEAGMDRVQADYTGMLGTVMNALVMADSLQQVGVDTRVQTAIAMQQVAEPYIRGRALRHLEKGRIVIFGAGIGSPYFSTDTTAALRSAEIEADAILMAKNGVDGVYNADPKKDKTAVKFDELTHRDVISKGLRIMDSTASTLSMDNDIDLVVFNMNEPGNIKRVVIGEQIGTTVSNNL, encoded by the coding sequence ATGGTAGAACCTAAGTATAAGCGTATTTTGATTAAGTTGTCGGGTGAAGCTCTTGCCGGTGAAAAAGGCGTTGGTATTGATATTCAAACCGTTCAGAAGATGGCGGAAGAAATCAAAGAAGTTCACGATTTGGGTGTTCAGATTGCTCTGGTTATCGGAGGCGGAAACCTTTGGCGGGGTGAGCCGGCAGCAGAAGCGGGCATGGACCGCGTGCAGGCCGACTATACTGGTATGTTGGGCACTGTCATGAATGCGCTGGTAATGGCGGATTCGCTGCAGCAGGTAGGTGTTGACACGCGCGTGCAGACAGCGATTGCTATGCAGCAAGTAGCTGAGCCTTACATCCGAGGTCGAGCCCTTCGTCATCTGGAAAAAGGCCGTATCGTGATTTTCGGTGCAGGTATTGGTTCTCCTTATTTTTCAACCGATACAACCGCTGCCTTGCGATCAGCAGAGATTGAAGCAGATGCGATTCTCATGGCTAAAAATGGCGTGGATGGTGTTTACAATGCCGATCCTAAGAAGGACAAGACCGCTGTTAAGTTTGATGAGCTGACTCACCGCGATGTTATCAGCAAGGGACTGCGGATTATGGACTCAACGGCTTCGACCCTGTCTATGGACAATGATATTGACTTGGTTGTCTTTAATATGAATGAGCCGGGCAATATCAAACGCGTTGTTATCGGTGAGCAAATAGGAACAACAGTATCAAATAATTTATAA
- a CDS encoding VOC family protein encodes MKLDSIHHIAIIGHDYAKTREFYVDKLGFEQLDEHHRPDKQDILFNVRKGNLTLEIFIKEEAPKRPALPAPEHTGLRHLAFRVTNVEETLEEFDRLEIPHTELRYDDFDGRKMAFFFDPDGLPLEIHE; translated from the coding sequence ATGAAACTAGATAGCATTCACCATATAGCCATCATTGGTCATGATTATGCTAAGACCAGGGAGTTTTATGTGGACAAGCTGGGCTTTGAGCAGCTGGATGAGCACCACCGACCAGACAAACAGGATATTCTCTTTAATGTCCGCAAGGGAAATCTGACTCTGGAAATTTTTATCAAGGAAGAAGCACCCAAGAGACCAGCCTTGCCTGCTCCAGAGCATACTGGCCTGCGGCATCTGGCCTTCCGAGTGACAAATGTCGAAGAAACGCTGGAGGAATTTGACCGTTTGGAGATTCCTCATACCGAGCTGCGCTATGACGACTTCGACGGTCGTAAGATGGCTTTCTTCTTTGATCCGGATGGCCTGCCTTTGGAGATTCACGAATAA
- a CDS encoding NUDIX domain-containing protein, with protein sequence MRAGVILFNPQSKQTLLIHRWKNGEEYFVIPGGGAESGETAVQAAQREIQEELGWILSEEQLQPAFTFRNGHRLEIYFRATISHTSTPMIQGEEALRSHAKNIYQPEWLDIEAIPDLNLRPAGLKNLLLDCLTQEGLKTSLIVVKYQ encoded by the coding sequence ATGCGAGCCGGAGTCATTCTTTTCAATCCCCAATCTAAGCAGACACTGCTCATCCACCGCTGGAAAAATGGAGAAGAGTATTTTGTGATACCGGGTGGCGGAGCCGAGTCAGGTGAGACTGCAGTCCAAGCAGCTCAGCGAGAAATTCAGGAAGAGCTGGGTTGGATCTTGTCTGAGGAGCAGCTGCAGCCAGCTTTTACTTTCAGAAATGGCCACCGCTTAGAAATCTATTTTCGCGCCACTATCAGCCATACATCAACGCCAATGATTCAGGGCGAGGAAGCCCTTCGCAGTCATGCCAAGAACATCTATCAACCTGAATGGTTAGACATAGAAGCAATTCCCGACCTGAACTTACGTCCAGCAGGGCTTAAAAACCTGCTTCTGGATTGCCTGACACAAGAGGGTTTGAAAACTAGCCTAATTGTAGTAAAATATCAGTAG
- a CDS encoding PspC domain-containing protein, producing MEKRLTRDVKNKKIAGVCAGIANYFDLDPTLVRVIWILLVCVAGTGVLAYLIAWAVMPEA from the coding sequence ATGGAGAAAAGACTGACAAGAGATGTCAAAAACAAGAAAATCGCTGGTGTATGTGCTGGTATCGCAAACTACTTTGATTTAGATCCAACCTTGGTTCGTGTTATTTGGATTCTTTTGGTCTGTGTGGCAGGTACAGGTGTCTTGGCTTACTTGATTGCTTGGGCGGTTATGCCAGAGGCATAA
- a CDS encoding amino acid permease: MKKDQNQLTWLMVSLIAFNMVWGLGNVVNNYSQQGISVIVSWILILAIYFIPYALIVGQLGSTFKESGGGVSDWVEKTSTKRLAYFAAWTYWVVHIPYLAQKPQGVLIPLGWAIQGNGDFLSSLDIHWIVILSLLIFGAFLYLSTKGLSTLKVIGGLAGSAMLIMSFLFVLLAVGAPFIKPDMQFATANMDKLSTYIPNFDFSYFTTISLLVFAVGGAEKISPYVNQTRNPAKEFPKGMIVMAVMVGASAILGSLAMGMLFDGSNIPEDLMRNGAYQAFQKLGNYWGVGNVLVVIYALTNMVGQIAALAFSIDAPLQIMLNNADEEFVPSWLRKRTSKGVLINGYILTGILVSFLIILPIFGIKEIDGLVKWMTNLNSIVMPMRYLWVFLAYMMLNKAWKKYKDAEYKFTKNPKVGFAIGAWCFLFTAFACILGMVPKVDFAKDPAGWQFSLLTNILTPIVLISLGVILPLLAKRERKQSLKQ, encoded by the coding sequence ATGAAAAAGGATCAGAACCAGCTAACCTGGCTGATGGTATCTCTGATTGCTTTTAATATGGTCTGGGGTCTGGGCAATGTGGTTAATAACTATTCCCAGCAGGGCATTTCGGTAATTGTTTCTTGGATTCTTATCCTTGCTATTTACTTTATTCCCTATGCCCTCATTGTGGGGCAGCTAGGCTCGACTTTCAAGGAGAGTGGAGGCGGTGTCAGTGACTGGGTGGAGAAAACCTCTACCAAGCGGCTGGCTTATTTTGCGGCCTGGACTTACTGGGTGGTGCATATTCCTTATCTGGCTCAAAAGCCACAGGGAGTTTTGATTCCGCTGGGCTGGGCTATTCAGGGAAATGGAGACTTTTTGAGCAGTCTTGATATTCACTGGATTGTTATTCTTAGCTTGCTGATTTTCGGTGCCTTTCTCTACTTGTCTACCAAGGGGCTGTCCACGCTCAAGGTGATTGGGGGCTTGGCAGGAAGTGCCATGCTGATTATGTCTTTCCTCTTCGTCCTCTTAGCGGTTGGGGCGCCTTTTATCAAGCCGGATATGCAGTTTGCGACGGCTAATATGGATAAGCTCAGCACCTATATTCCCAACTTTGATTTTTCTTATTTCACGACTATCTCCCTCTTAGTCTTTGCGGTCGGCGGGGCTGAGAAAATCTCGCCTTACGTTAATCAAACACGCAATCCAGCCAAGGAATTTCCAAAGGGGATGATTGTTATGGCTGTCATGGTTGGTGCCTCTGCTATCCTAGGCTCTCTGGCTATGGGCATGCTTTTTGATGGCAGCAATATTCCTGAAGACCTGATGCGAAACGGCGCTTACCAAGCCTTCCAAAAGTTGGGCAATTACTGGGGAGTGGGAAATGTTCTAGTAGTCATCTATGCCCTGACCAACATGGTTGGACAGATTGCTGCACTGGCTTTCTCTATTGACGCGCCTCTGCAAATCATGCTCAATAATGCTGATGAAGAGTTTGTCCCAAGCTGGCTGCGCAAGCGGACATCAAAAGGAGTCCTCATTAACGGTTACATCCTGACAGGGATTTTGGTTAGCTTTTTGATTATTCTGCCTATCTTTGGAATCAAAGAAATTGATGGCCTGGTCAAATGGATGACCAATCTCAACTCCATCGTGATGCCTATGCGTTATCTCTGGGTATTCCTGGCCTACATGATGTTGAACAAGGCCTGGAAGAAGTACAAGGATGCCGAGTATAAGTTTACAAAAAATCCCAAAGTTGGCTTTGCTATCGGAGCTTGGTGCTTCCTCTTTACTGCCTTTGCCTGCATCTTAGGGATGGTTCCGAAAGTAGACTTTGCCAAAGACCCAGCTGGCTGGCAATTTTCTCTATTGACAAATATCCTGACGCCAATTGTTTTGATCAGTCTGGGTGTTATCCTGCCGCTCTTAGCTAAGCGGGAAAGGAAACAGTCGCTCAAGCAGTGA
- the glmU gene encoding bifunctional UDP-N-acetylglucosamine diphosphorylase/glucosamine-1-phosphate N-acetyltransferase GlmU yields the protein MTNYAIILAAGKGTRMKSDLPKVLHKVAGISMLEHVFRSVNAIDPEKTVTVVGHKAELVEQVLAGQTDFVRQTEQLGTGHAVMMAEPVLENLTGQTLVIAGDTPLITGESLKNLIDFHINHKNVATILTAEADNPFGYGRIVRNQHDEVLKIVEQKDASDFEQQIKEINTGTYVFDNARLFEALKNINTNNAQGEYYITDVIGIFRENGEKVGAYTLKDFDESLGVNDRVALATAESVMRRRINQQHMVNGVSFVNPHATYIDVDVEIAPEVQVEANVTLKGQTKIGAETILTNGTYIVDSVIGERTVITNSMIEESSVADGVTVGPYAHIRPGSSLAKDVHVGNFVEVKGSSIGENTKAGHLTYIGNSEVGANVNFGAGTITVNYDGQKKYKTIIGDNVFVGSNSTIIAPVELGDNSLVGAGSTITKDVPADAIALGRGRQINKEDYAKRLPHHPQNK from the coding sequence ATGACAAATTACGCGATTATTTTGGCTGCGGGTAAAGGTACTCGCATGAAGTCAGATTTGCCAAAAGTGTTGCACAAGGTTGCAGGAATTTCCATGCTGGAACATGTTTTCCGCAGTGTCAATGCTATTGATCCAGAGAAGACCGTGACAGTTGTTGGCCACAAGGCAGAGCTGGTCGAGCAAGTCTTGGCAGGTCAGACTGACTTTGTCCGTCAGACTGAGCAGTTGGGAACTGGTCATGCCGTTATGATGGCCGAGCCTGTTTTGGAAAATTTGACGGGTCAGACGCTGGTCATTGCTGGTGACACTCCCCTGATTACAGGAGAAAGCCTGAAAAATCTGATTGACTTTCATATCAACCACAAGAATGTTGCGACTATCCTGACAGCAGAAGCGGACAATCCTTTCGGCTATGGCCGTATCGTTCGCAATCAGCACGACGAAGTCTTGAAAATTGTTGAGCAGAAGGATGCTTCTGACTTTGAGCAGCAAATCAAGGAAATCAATACGGGAACTTACGTCTTTGACAACGCCCGTCTCTTTGAAGCCCTCAAAAACATCAATACCAATAATGCCCAAGGCGAATACTATATCACAGATGTGATCGGCATTTTCCGCGAGAATGGTGAAAAAGTCGGCGCTTATACGCTGAAAGACTTTGATGAGAGTCTGGGGGTTAATGACCGCGTAGCTTTGGCGACAGCTGAGAGTGTCATGCGCCGCCGGATTAACCAGCAGCATATGGTTAACGGTGTCAGCTTTGTCAATCCTCATGCGACCTATATCGATGTGGATGTAGAAATTGCGCCTGAGGTTCAGGTTGAAGCAAATGTGACTCTGAAAGGTCAGACCAAGATTGGGGCAGAGACTATCCTGACCAATGGTACCTACATCGTGGACTCTGTCATTGGAGAGCGGACTGTGATCACCAACTCTATGATTGAGGAGTCAAGTGTTGCAGATGGAGTGACGGTCGGACCTTACGCTCACATTCGTCCAGGTTCTAGTCTGGCCAAGGATGTCCATGTCGGCAACTTTGTAGAAGTTAAAGGATCGTCAATTGGCGAAAATACCAAGGCTGGTCATTTGACCTACATTGGAAACTCTGAAGTTGGTGCTAATGTCAACTTTGGTGCAGGTACGATTACGGTTAATTATGATGGTCAAAAGAAGTACAAGACTATCATTGGTGACAATGTCTTTGTTGGTTCCAACTCGACCATTATTGCCCCAGTTGAGCTAGGTGACAACTCACTGGTCGGTGCGGGGTCTACTATTACAAAGGACGTACCAGCAGATGCTATTGCTTTGGGACGCGGCCGTCAGATTAACAAGGAAGATTACGCTAAGCGTCTTCCTCATCATCCTCAAAATAAGTAG